The Verrucomicrobium spinosum DSM 4136 = JCM 18804 DNA segment CGCCGTCGAACTGGACATCCCCGTTGTCGAGCAGGAATTCGCCGGCGCGGGGCGAGGCGAAGTGCTGGAAAACCTTGAACAGTTGGGCCGCCGCAGGAGCGGTCGTGTCAAAGGCATTAAACGACAGATCCTCCCCTTCACCCGGCAGGAGCGCGGCCGGAACGAGGATCGAAAGGGAGGTGGCGGTGGTGGCAACAGCGGGCATGGCGGTGGAGGTGAGAATGGCAGAAGTACGCAGGTGAGAGCAGGAACTTTGCCCTACGCACTGTTGTAGAGTGTATGTCAACCGGAAATTGTCTGTGACAGGGCAGTTGGAAGTTGAAGACGTTTGCGTGGGGGCAGGCCGCTGGCGATCTGGTGAAGCAGTCCCTTCGCCTGGAGGGGAGACAGGTGAGGGAAGATGGAAAGCATGCGCGCAAGCAGGGCGGCGGCGCGTGGCGCGGCGAAGCTGCTGCCGGTGGCATCCCGCCGGATGCGGCCCTTCCACGGGACGTTCACATTCACTCCCAACGCAGCGAATTCCACCAGCGTGCCTGGCTGGTTGCGAAAGAGGCACTCACGCTCCGGCGTAGCGAGCATGTTGACGGTGATGACTGAGGTGAAATCTCCGGGCCACTCTGCGCGCCGGAAATCTTCATTGTTGCAGGCGGCCACGACGTGATGACCACTGAGGTAAGCCCGGTCCACCCACGACTTGAACATGAGGACCTGCGCCTTGAGCCGGGCACCGAAGCTGCAGTTCAGGATATGGTAACCACGCTCAATGGCGAGTTGGGCACCGAAGCAGATCATCTCACTCTGGGACTGATTACGGAGATCTAGGACACGGAAACTGCCAATCTCCGCCTCGGGGGCGATCTCGTGCAGAATCCCAGTGACGGCGGTGCCGTGGCCGAAGACATCCTCACCTCCCGCGGGGGCTGGGACGGCCTCCAGGCGGCCACCTTCTTCTACGATGACGAGGTCATCAGCGCGGCGCACATTGGCAAGATCCGGGTGGCTCCACTCCACTCCGGAGTCCAGCACGGCGATGCGAATGCCATGGCCGCGTCCACGGCTCATGGCGGCGACAGCTTGTTCTGGCGTGATCCACGAACCCACGATGAATAATCGACGCGGGAGGGATTAGCTTTCGTCCACGCCGATCGCGGCGCAGAGGAGTTTGTGATCCAGCAGGCGGCCGAGCAGCCGGGTGAGCAGGGTGACCTCCTCCATGGCCTCGGGTTCGAATGCGGGTGGTTCCGGGGCATCGTGATTGGCCTTGGTACGGTAGCAGGCGATGAGCCCGCGCATCTGGCCGGAGATGAAGAATGGGGCGAGGATGCGGCTACAGACGATAACGCCCAGGGCCTCGTCCAGCTTGCTTGCGCCGGAAGGGTTGGAACTGAGGTTGTTTTCACAAAACGCCTGCTGGGTGGCGAGGACCATGCCAGCGACGCCGCTGTCGATTGGCATTCTGAAGCTGAGCAGGCGACTCGAGGTGGGCCCCTCCTGATGGGCGCAGAGGAGGTTGCGGCCGGATGTGTCCATGAGCCAGATCACGCCCTCGTGAGCCCCGGCGTCGCTAAAGCAGTCGTGGATGAGCCGCGTCATGAGGGGGTCCAAAAACTCCTGGAGATTGGCCGCACGGATGAGCCCCGCAAACTGGGTGACGCGCTCCTCAATGGCCGGGACAAGCGGCACCACCCGAGGCTCCGGCAGCCAGCGCATGGTAGTGGTGGTGGAGAAATCGCCGTAGGCGGAGGACATGAACCAATTCTAGGCGGGAACGGCGTGGGCGTAAATCAGGAATTGTGGGTCAGGGTGTGGGAGGGCGATGGGGGGCGGGATTAACAAGGTTTGGAAAGATTAACAGGATGGAAAGCAAGGGGGCGGCGATGACGGCGGAGGGAAATGAGGGTGAAGGCGAGTGTGACCAGCACGGCCCGCGAGGGCTCGGGCACGGTCTCGACGGAGAAGCCGACGAAGGCGTAGTTGGCTCCTCGTCCCGAGGTGGCGGAAGTGGTGGTGTTGTCTCCCCAATACACGCGTGAGACGGCGGTGTTGTCGATCTCTGTGCCTTCATAGCCGGTGGCGGTGAGGGTGCCGTCGATGTAGAAGGAAGCATTGCCGAGCACGGGATCGTAGATGATACGGTAGTCGTGAAAGCCGGAGGATACGGTGTAGGTGGAGCCGGCGGAGTAGAGGCGCACCAGGGTGTTGCCGGAGGCGTCATTGCCAAAGTACAGGCCATAGAGGGTGCGCTTCTGGGTGCCACTCACCACGACTCCCTCATTGATGAGGAGCGTGCACCATGCGTTGTTGGACAGTGCTGTCGCTCCAAGTGGATCGGGGGGTACATACTGGATAGTGGCAGAGAGTTCCCAGCCCGTGGTGAGAGCCTGGGTGAGCTGCGGGGTGGTGAGGTTCTGATTGTAGGTCAAAGCATTGCTTCCACCGGGCTCCATGACCTGCCAGGCGCTGGTGGTGCCGGAGGTGACGGCCTGTCCCGCGCCGGAGCCTGTGAGGGCTGACGACCAGCCTTCGGTGGTGGGATTCGTGCTGCCTTGATGGCTGAACAACAGGGTGGCCCCCTTCAAGGCGGGACTGAGGAGCCCAATCCAAAAAAGAACGAGGGTCAAAGGGGCTTTCATGGACTCATCGCGTCAGCATCAGCCGTGCCCGGGGAACCCTGAGGTCAGCGGAGTATCGGAAGAGGTGACAAGCGACGGTGTGGGCGCGGCCCACCAGTTTTGAGGACGACTGCCGGTTATTGGAGAATCCCGATGCTTCGATGCGGCGGGGCCCCAAAGCTGCCAGAATGCAAAAGGCGGCACGCTGGTGCCGCCTTTCTAGCAGCCTGTCGGATTTGCTGGATGCTGCAGGAGTGCGATCGGGGAACCGGAGTCGTCGTGTCAGATGGATGAGGCGCGGTTGGAGCCAGCCGTGTCGTTGCATTTCCCGCCGCTGAGCTCGCTTGAGCCGCTTTCTTCAGGCTGGGAGCCTTGTCCCAAGGTGATACAGACGCTTGAGATTGTAACTGAGCGTGACCAGCGTCCACTCCAGCCCCACTTTCGTGAGCCCGCGCAGGCTGAACCGACGAAAGCCCATCGCAGATTTGATGATGCCAAACACAGGTTCCACCGTCTGCTTGCGCAACCCGTAGAGGGCTTTGCCCTCCTGGGTTTCCAACCGCTGCTCCATGATCGCTTTGACCGGCGCTCCGGGCGGTGGTGGCGGCGGATCGTCATGCTGCTCAATGTCCTTGACACTACGCCCGTGCTTGTGCCGTCGCGTCGCCGCATACACCTGCGGACTCACCCCGGTGTCTGCATCAGGCACCTCCACCTGTCGGATCGCCGCCTCACTGTAGTAACCGCTGTCCACCAGCACCACGCTGAGGCTCTGCACAACGGGGCTTTTGTTTTCCAGCACCGGCACCAGCTGCTCCTTGTCGTTGGGCGCATCGCTGACCAGCTGGCTCACCACAAGGCGGCTTTGCACCTCAACGGCCGCCTGCGCATTGTAACTTTGCTCAAAGTGCTCCCCACCGCCGTGTTTCATGATCCGGCTCTGTGGATCGGTAAAGTTGTACTGGTCTTTGGCTTGAGGCCCTTCCTTGGGTGGTTGAGGGGCCTTGCCTCCGGTCTTTTTGCCCCGCGCTTGTTCCCGGTCCTGGCGCTCCTGAAGCTTGCGTTCATAGGCCGCCTGCTCCTGCTGATGCCGCTCACGAGCTCTTTGCTCGATGACCTGCACTGCCTCCCGCAGCTTTTCCTGCCGCTTCTGACGCCGCCGGATCTCCTCAGGGCAGACTCAGCCCCTCGCGCAACGGCGTGCTGTCCGCGGCCTCGGCTTTGGCCGTGAGCTCTTTGATCTGCTCCTCCAGCAGCAGCAACTGCTGCTGGGCGTGCCCATGGCTCACGGCGCTGTGCTTGCTGGCGCTGGCCAAAATCTTGGTGCCATCCACCGACAACACCACCTGCCCCACTTGCAGCACGTTGAGCCGTGCGGCACACTCCAGCACCTGATGAAAACTGCTTTCCAGCAGCTCCTTGTTCTCACGCCGGAACTTGCAGATGCTGTCGTGATCGGGGTGGGTGTCCGCACACAGATAACGCACCGCCACGCTCTCATAAGTGAGCGTCTCGATCTTGCGGCTGCTGAAGGTGCCCGTGGCATAGCAATAGATCAGCAGCCCCAGCATCATGCCAGGAGGGTACTGGGCGTAACCTGTGCCCCGGGTGTTGACCCTGGCCTGGCACAGATCCAGCAGTTTGACCGCATCCATGATAAAATGCACCAGATGGTCCTCGGGAAGCCAGTCCCTCAGGTCAGGAGGCAGCAACAGAGGGGTGTCGTGATCAATGACTACAAACCGGCTCGCCATCGCTCTACCTAACACAGCCCAATCGCATTTTCAAAGTCCGACAGGCTGCTAGTGGAAATGATGGGGAGGCGTCGGAGGTGCTGACGTCGCCTATGTGATAAACCCTGGCGCTACTCCGACAATGCGGGCTGACTGGTGTAGTCCGTGCCGTCGAAGGTGTCCATGGGCACCTGGGTGAAGACTTTGTCGGAGGGGCGCAGCACGAGGATCTCACCCAGCACGCGCTCCTGCTCGATCTTCAGGAAGTTGAGCTTCATGAGCTCCAGCATGGCGAGGAAGGTGATGATGACTTCACTGCGGCTGGTGGCCTCGGTGAAGAGGCTCATGAAGGGGACCTTGCCGCCCACAGGGAGGACGGAGAGGAGATAGTCGATCTTGTCACTGACCGTCCACCGGTCGTCCACGATCTCGCGGAGCGTGTGCACGTCCTCGAACTTCTTGAGCACCTTCTGGAAGGCGCGAATGAGGTCGAAAATGCCGATTTGCGGGAGACCTTCCACCGGAGCGTTGAGGTCGGGTAGTTCGGGGTTGGCCGCAAAGAACTCCGCGCCCGAGCTGTCACGGATATGGAGGAACTGGGCGGCGTCTTTGAACTTCTTGTACTCCACGAGCTGGCGGATGAGTTCCCACCGGGGATCCTCCTCATCTGCCTCTTCATCGGGAGGCTGCACGTCCTTGGGCAGGAGAGTGCGGCTCTTGAGGTACATGAGATTGGCCGCCATGACAATGAACTCGCCGGAGAGCTCAATGTTGAGAGCCTTGAACGTCTCGATATAGCCGAGGTACTGGCTGGTGATGCGCTCGATGCTGACATCATAGATGTCTATCTCATCTTTCTTGATGAGATAGAGAAGGAGGTCGAGGGGGCCTTCGAAGATTTCGAGCTTAACCTTGTAGTCGCTGTCCGTGTTTTCCACCGCTCCACATAGAGCGTTGTTGGCGGTGGTGCAAGTGTTGTGCGTCAGGCAGAGGTGGGGGGCTCCGTGGAGACCAGGTAGCCGCGGGCGACTAATTCAAAGTCAGCGATTTGTGACTTTTCCCAAGCGGCATCGTGACCCAATTCCCGGGCGAGCAGGGTGGCCACCTTGGGTGCCATGTGAAAGGCAGCACGGGCATTGAGCAGGAGGGCTCGGGTGCGGCGGGAGAGGATGTCCTCCACGGTGCGGGCCATCTCCCGACGCGCGGCCCAGATGACCTCTGCGGCGGTGTAGGGGAGGGCGGGATCGAGTGGCTCGCCCAAGGACGGATCTTCTGTGATGAGGGCCTGAATCTCGTGGGCATCTGTGCCGTACACCCCCAGGGATCCCAGATCGGCAGTGTGGGTGTGGTAGCCGTGGATGTTGAGGGTCTTGGTGACGCAGGGCTTGTCGGGCAGGTTGCCCAAGGTGGCGGCCTGGTCCACGCAGTCCTGGGCCATGTTGCGGTAGGTGGTCCATTTCCCGCCGGCGATGCTGAGCAGGCCGCTCTGGTCGATGTGAATGGTGTGGTCCCGGGAGAGGGAGGCGGTGTTTTTGCCGTCGCCCACCTTGGCCAGAGGGCGGATCCCGGCGAAGGCGCTCAGGATGTCGGCCCGGGTGGGCTTCTTGTCCAGATAGAGGGCGGCGGTGGCCAGCATGAACTCGATCTCCTGATCCATGGGTACCGGCTCCAGTGGAGCGTGGTCGATGGCCGTGTCAGTGGTGCCCACCAGAGTGTGACCATGCCAGGGGATGGCAAACATGACGCGCCCGTCGCTGGTGTGTGGCACCATGATGGCGGTGTCGCCGGGGAGGAAGGACCGGTCCAGCACGATGTGGGCGCCCTGGCTGGGGGCGATCATGGGCGTGATGTGGGTGTCTGCGAGCTTTCGCACGGCATCGGTGAAAGGGCCGGTGGCGTTGATGACCACATGGGCATCGGCCTCAAAGGTCTGCCCGGACTCCAGATCCTGCCAGGTGACACCGTGAACCAGGTTGTCGGGTCCTTTCCTCAAACCAGTCACCGGGGCATAGTTCAGCAATACGGCACCTTGGGTGGCGGCAGT contains these protein-coding regions:
- a CDS encoding segregation and condensation protein A; the protein is MENTDSDYKVKLEIFEGPLDLLLYLIKKDEIDIYDVSIERITSQYLGYIETFKALNIELSGEFIVMAANLMYLKSRTLLPKDVQPPDEEADEEDPRWELIRQLVEYKKFKDAAQFLHIRDSSGAEFFAANPELPDLNAPVEGLPQIGIFDLIRAFQKVLKKFEDVHTLREIVDDRWTVSDKIDYLLSVLPVGGKVPFMSLFTEATSRSEVIITFLAMLELMKLNFLKIEQERVLGEILVLRPSDKVFTQVPMDTFDGTDYTSQPALSE
- a CDS encoding PEP-CTERM sorting domain-containing protein (PEP-CTERM proteins occur, often in large numbers, in the proteomes of bacteria that also encode an exosortase, a predicted intramembrane cysteine proteinase. The presence of a PEP-CTERM domain at a protein's C-terminus predicts cleavage within the sorting domain, followed by covalent anchoring to some some component of the (usually Gram-negative) cell surface. Many PEP-CTERM proteins exhibit an unusual sequence composition that includes large numbers of potential glycosylation sites. Expression of one such protein has been shown restore the ability of a bacterium to form floc, a type of biofilm.), translating into MKAPLTLVLFWIGLLSPALKGATLLFSHQGSTNPTTEGWSSALTGSGAGQAVTSGTTSAWQVMEPGGSNALTYNQNLTTPQLTQALTTGWELSATIQYVPPDPLGATALSNNAWCTLLINEGVVVSGTQKRTLYGLYFGNDASGNTLVRLYSAGSTYTVSSGFHDYRIIYDPVLGNASFYIDGTLTATGYEGTEIDNTAVSRVYWGDNTTTSATSGRGANYAFVGFSVETVPEPSRAVLVTLAFTLISLRRHRRPLAFHPVNLSKPC
- a CDS encoding S8 family serine peptidase produces the protein MSRGRGHGIRIAVLDSGVEWSHPDLANVRRADDLVIVEEGGRLEAVPAPAGGEDVFGHGTAVTGILHEIAPEAEIGSFRVLDLRNQSQSEMICFGAQLAIERGYHILNCSFGARLKAQVLMFKSWVDRAYLSGHHVVAACNNEDFRRAEWPGDFTSVITVNMLATPERECLFRNQPGTLVEFAALGVNVNVPWKGRIRRDATGSSFAAPRAAALLARMLSIFPHLSPLQAKGLLHQIASGLPPRKRLQLPTALSQTISG
- a CDS encoding glycerol-3-phosphate dehydrogenase/oxidase, producing MNRSEMLKSAQDHQGIWDIVVIGGGATGVGVAVDAATRGYSVLLLEQHDFGKGTSSRSTKLVHGGVRYLEQGNVALVMEALKERGMLRQNAPHLVTEMPFVVPSYSWWEGPFYGIGLKLYQMLSGKYGFGPSQFISKEETLRRLPNVNTEGLVGGVVYYDGQFDDSRLLINMAATAATQGAVLLNYAPVTGLRKGPDNLVHGVTWQDLESGQTFEADAHVVINATGPFTDAVRKLADTHITPMIAPSQGAHIVLDRSFLPGDTAIMVPHTSDGRVMFAIPWHGHTLVGTTDTAIDHAPLEPVPMDQEIEFMLATAALYLDKKPTRADILSAFAGIRPLAKVGDGKNTASLSRDHTIHIDQSGLLSIAGGKWTTYRNMAQDCVDQAATLGNLPDKPCVTKTLNIHGYHTHTADLGSLGVYGTDAHEIQALITEDPSLGEPLDPALPYTAAEVIWAARREMARTVEDILSRRTRALLLNARAAFHMAPKVATLLARELGHDAAWEKSQIADFELVARGYLVSTEPPTSA
- a CDS encoding GAF domain-containing protein — encoded protein: MSSAYGDFSTTTTMRWLPEPRVVPLVPAIEERVTQFAGLIRAANLQEFLDPLMTRLIHDCFSDAGAHEGVIWLMDTSGRNLLCAHQEGPTSSRLLSFRMPIDSGVAGMVLATQQAFCENNLSSNPSGASKLDEALGVIVCSRILAPFFISGQMRGLIACYRTKANHDAPEPPAFEPEAMEEVTLLTRLLGRLLDHKLLCAAIGVDES